The sequence TCGAGCAGTTGGATACGCTCAGACGGGCGCTGGGAATGGCCGAACAGAAAAGGGAGTCCAGCCTTCGGACCACCGGCCAAAAACTGACAGCCTGAGATGGATTTTACAGGAGAATCCGGACTTGACCGAATTGTCTGCGAAGCTGTCCTGAGGGTCATCTCAGCCGCTGCCCCTAGATGAGCTTCCCTCGCAGTTTCCCTTGTTGCTCTACCGATTGCTCACCGAGTTGCGGTCTCCGTTGCTCCACCCGTTGCTCTCTCCGCCACTGTGCCAGTTGCTCTGCCGGTCGCTCTGACCATTGCGGTCTGAGTCGCCGTCCCCGTAGCTCTCCCCCTAGCTCTGACTGTTGCTTTCCTGATTGCCCGGAGAATCGCCTCCCGAGTTGCCCTCCAAGTTGCTCTGTCAATTGTAGTCCCGATTGCGGGACCAGCTCCGGTCTCACGGCACCGTACTAGACCTACGCAAGCCTGTCAGTTATCTTCGGCAGCGAGCTTCGCGACCTCGATCCTGAGTTCTTCGAGCGCGCTGCCGGCAGCGGGGCCTGCAGCGTACCAGCGGACAAGGCCATTCCGGTCAAGCAGGAACATCTGCACCTGGCTGCGATCGGTCACTCCCAGCCGCTTGGAGTAGCCATCGATGTCCCCATAGTAGGGTGCTACCCAGCGCCGGTTCGGCTCGTTGATGGCGTTGCGCATCGCCCGGTTGATGATGCCGCGCAGCAGGCCAGGTATGCGCCTGCCCATCATCGGGACTTCGTAGGCGCGGAAGCCGTCTGCGGCCGAGTACTCCTTCCGTAATGGAACCAGCCACGAGTTCAGGTCGTGCTGCGATTCACGTTTGTAGCCGAACCCAACCAGGGCGATACTGCCGCTGGCGGAGTCCGGCAGTACCAGCCGACTGCCGTCCAGCAACCCCGCGTCCAAACGCGGCAGCTTCGACCAAAGCAAAGGCGCAGCGCTAGCACCTATGAAGCTGGCAAGCAAGATGGAGCTGATGCGAATCACCCTTGTATTCGACCTTAGTCCCTGCGCAATCGGTTCCTGTCACCAGATGGCCGCACCAGCTCCGTCGCTTGCGTTGTGGCAGTGTGCGCAGCTTGACCCCGCGGCCAGGGATTCTAGACTGGCGTTCGTGATGAAGCTCCCCGACTACCGGAAACTCCATACGGTCCCGCGCATCATCATCTTCCTCGTCGGGGTCTACGTCTTCCTTTTCTCAATCGAGCTTATGGGCAAAGGCTTCAACGGGCTGGGCGCCGGGTTCACCCGAACGCTCTTTTCGCTGACCGCCACCCCGCTTACCGGCCTCTTCATCGGCCTGCTGGTCACCTCCATTTGCCAGAGCTCGTCCTCGACGACTTCGGTCGTGGTCGGACTGGTTGCCTGCGGCTCGCTCGATATCACCCACGCCATCCCCATCGTGATGGGTGCGAACATCGGAACGACTGTCACGAGCACGATCGTCTCGTTTGCCCACGTCGGACGCAGACAGGAGTTCGAACGGGCATTCCCGGCCGCCATGGTCCACGATATCTTCAACATCCTGACGGTCATGACCCTGATGCCACTGGAGGCCCTCTTCCACCCGCTGGCGCGTGGGTCGGCCCTGCTCGCCCGGGCGTTCCAAGGCGTCGGAGGGCTCTCCGTTTCCAGTCCCTTGCAGTTCGTCACCGGACCGCCGCTCCACGCTGTCAGCCGGCTCGTGGGTCGCATTGCGTGGATCGAGCTTGCCGTAGCTCTCTTCCTGCTTTTCTCCGCCCTCAAGGTGATGGTGGACATGCTCCGCTCGCTCATCAGCCGGCGCTTCGAGGTCATCCTCGACAAGTACCTGTTCGGCAACGCGGGCCGGGCGTTCCTGCTCGGCCTCTTCTTCACTGCACTCATCCAGTCCAGCTCGGTCACCATATCCATGGCCGTGCCGCTGGCGGGCGCGGGCCTGCTGACACTCCGCCAGCTCTTCCCCTACGCCCTCGGCGCCAACATCGGCACGACGGTCACTGCGGTTCTCGCTGCGCTCGTTACCGGCTCGATTTCGGCCGTGCAAGTCGCGTTCGCCCACACCCTCTTCAACAGCTTCGGCACAGCAATATGGTATCCGCTGCGCATCGTGCCGCTGTCGATTGCCGGCTGGCTGGGCGGCTTCTGTGCCCGGCACCGCGTGTTCGCCGTGCTTTTCGTGATAGTCGTGTTCTTTGCCATACCGCTGGTTGCGGTTATACTTTTGAGGAGGACAGTATGATATTGACCGACCTCCTGAAGCTCTGGAAGAAAACGTCGCTGGTTGACGAAGCCACCGCGCAGTGTGTCGAGATGCTGCGCATCGGCCAGCAGATGTTCGCCTACTCGCTCGGCGTCCTGATGGACAACGAGTGCGAGGTCGAGGACATCTACGCGATGGACCGCACCCTGAACCATGGCGAGATTGCGGTTCGCCGCATGATAGCCGAGCACCTCGCGGTCAATCCGCAGGAAGATGCGATTCCGGCGCTGTTCCTTGCAACGATTGTCGGCGACATCGAACGGATCGGCGACTACTGCAAGAACCTGATCGAGCTGGCCCACCACTACCCGGAGAAGCTCGAGGGCCCGTACATCGACCGCATCCGAGCGGTCAAACTGGACGTTGCCAGGATGTACGATGATACCATGAAAGCCTACGCTGAAAACGACGCCTCGCTTGCCGCCTCGGTGATGGAGCGGCACGCCGAACTCGCCCGGACCTGCGACGGACTGACCGACCGGCTGCTGGCCGAGCAGCAGATGTGCGGACGCGACGCCATCATCCGGGCGCTACTGATCCGCTTCCTGAAGCGTGTGTCCGCCCACCTGAAGAACGTCGCCTCGTCGCTGGTGAACCCGTACCACAAGCTCGGCTACAAGCCGGACGGGACACCCGACGACCGCGACGAATGACGCGCCCCTGCTGAGAACATAGCCCGCGTCGGCGGGCCTTCGCACGCGCCCGCTCTCACTGTCCCGCCACACGCCTCCGGGTATCGGCATCTGCACCCCGGCTTCCAGATTCGTCCTCCGCGCCGACTAGCCGAATCCTGACAATTGGCCTATCCGCGCCTGGCAGATCGGCCCTAGGCTGTTGCCGCATGTTTGCGGCGGCGCCATCCAGCAGAAGAGCGTGCGTCAGCACACCCAGCAATATTTCGCTTGAATCTGTCAAGGAATTGGCCATAATGGTGAGCCTACCAAGGAACGCGGTCTTGACTACAGTACTTGAAGACAAAATCGCCGGATTGAAGCAGCAGCTCTTCACGATGGCCGGTATCGTGGAAGAGATGATCGGCAACAGCGTCAAGGCGCTGGTCCACAGGGAACCGGCGCTGGCCGAGCAGGTGATCGGCCCGGACGAAGACCGCGTCAACCGGCTGGAAATCGAGAACGAGGACGCGGCCATCAACCTGATGGCGCTCTACCAGCCCGAGGCTTCGAACCTGCGCGCCATTGCCATGATCATCAAGATCAACAACGACCTTGAGCGGCTTGGCGACCATGCGGTCAACATCGCTGAGGCGGCCCAGTTCCTGATGACGCGGCCTGCGGTGAAGCCGCTGGTCGACATCCCGAAGATGGCCGACTACGCCATCGCCATGCTCAAGGACTCGCTCGACGCCTTCACGCGCACTGATGCCGAACTGGCACGTTCGGTCTGTGGCCGCGACAACATCGTCGACGAGCTGAACGACACGGTGAAGACCGATCTCGCCCGGGTCATGAGCGCCGACGCCGCGACCATCGAGCGGGCCCTCAAACTGATGATGGTGTCGCTGAACCTCGAACGGATCGCCGACCTTGCCACCAACATAGCCGAGGACACCATCTACATCGCGACCGGACAAGTGATTAAGCACCACTGCAAGAACGAGGCACAGAACCCCGACCATTGAGTCGTCTGATAGCGGTCGTAGACGACGAGCCGGATATCCGTGACCTGGTTGCTCTCCATCTAAAGGGGGCCGGCTTCAGCGTCCGCGCCTTCCCCGACGCCACGCAGTTCCAGAAGTCGCTCGCCGGCAGCCTGCCGGACTTGGTCATCCTTGACCTGATGCTGCCCGATGCCGACGGAATCGATGTCTGCAAGGACATGAAACGCGGCGCCCGTACTACCGACATTCCCATCGTCATGCTGACAGCACGGGGCGACGAACTCGACCGTGTGCTGGGCCTGGAAATCGGCGCCGACGACTACATCACCAAGCCGTTCTCGCCCAAAGAGCTGGTCGCCCGCGTGAAAGCCGTTCTCCGCCGCCGCGACAAGGGCGGCCGGCAGGCTACGGTTGAGCTGACCGAAGGCGTAGTCATGGACCCGAACCGCTACGAAGTCTCGGTTAACGGCCGGAAGCTGGAGCTGACGACTACCGAGTTCAAGCTCCTCGCAATCCTGGCGGAGCGCCGCGGCTGGGTTTTCTCCCGCGACGAGATCTTGGGCCGCCTGTGGGGTGACGAGAAGGCGGTTATCGACCGCACGATTGACGTCCACGTGACGAACCTGCGAAGGAAGCTGGGGAAGGCGGGCCGGCTCATCGAGAACGTACGCGGCGTCGGCTACAAGCTTACCGACTGAACAGGAATCAAGGAATCGAGGATTCAAGGAACCCAGTGAACGGATTGCCCGAGTCAGGCTCTCACATGAATCCTGGAATCCTGGGATCCTCGTATCCTCTGCCCCGTCTTTGAAGCGCTACATCCTGCTGCGGTTGCTCGCCCTCCAGCTGGCGATAGTCATTGTGCTGCTCGTCGCAGGCCTGGCCGCGCGCGGCACGCGGCACAACACGATCCTCTGGGTCACAGCCGCGGTTGTCACGGTGGCCACCGGCGCGGTGTCATATCTGGTCGCCCGCAGCACGGTGCGGCCGCTTCGTGACCTGACTGCGGCGTTTCGCCGGCTGAGTGCCGGCGACTTCGACGTCCGCGTGCTTCCCGCCAAGCGTGGCCGGCTGCGCGAACTTGGCGATGACTTCAACCAGATGGTATTCAGGACCAAGACGCTGGTAGACGAACTGCGCCAGCAGCGCGAGGCTCTGGACGCAATCGTTGCGTCGATCCAAGAAGGCCTGGCCGTGGTGGACGGGCAGGGCCGAATCGTCCTTGCCAACGCCAGCTTCCGCCGCCTGGCTGGTGAATCCAAGATCGAAGGCCGCTACTACTGGGAGATAATCCGCGAGCCGGATTTCGTCGAACTCGTTCGCTCAGTGACGGCCGGGGCCCCGTTGGCTACCCGACAGATCGAGATCGCCGACCGTATCTACGCCTGCAGCGCTAACTACCTCGCGACCGCGCAACAGGTCGTTCTGACCCTCCACGACGACACCGAGGTCGCGCGGGCCGCGCAGATGAAGAAGGACTTCGTCCAGAACGTTTCCCACGAACTCCGAACGCCGCTCACCGCCATCAAGGGCTTCGCCGAGACCATGGAAGCGACCATTGACAACGGCAGCCGGCCGTACCTCGAGACCATCATCCGCAACACTGACCGGCTCGTCAGTCTCGTGCAGGACCTGCTCACGCTCTCTGAACTGGAGGAACGCGGAGCCGGGCTCCAACTTGAGGACGTCGATCTGCGGGCCATCGCCGCGCAGATGCTTCCGCTCTTCGACAAGGCGGCAAAAGACAAAGGACTCGAACTGAAGCTCTCGTTGTCCGGGGACGGTGTCCCGCTCCGCGCCGACCGGTTCAAGCTTGAGCAGGTCTTCATCAACCTGCTCGACAACGCGGTCAAGTACACCGACAAAGGAGAGGTCGAACTCGCCATCAGTCGTGAGGACGGCAAGATCGTTATCGAGGTCCGCGACACCGGACCCGGTATTGCGGCCGAGCACCTGCCCCGGCTGTTCGAGCGCTTCTACGTGGTGGATAAAGGCCGCTCCCGCCGGCTCGGAGGCACCGGGCTCGGCCTGTCGATAGTGAAACACATCGTCCTCCTTCACTCTGGCGACATCTCGGTGCGTAGTACGCCCGGTGCGGGCACGGCTTTCACCATCTCGCTACCGATCGGGACAACATAGCCCGGCCACCGGATAGAAGCCGTATTGGCTGCGCGCTGCCCGGAATCGACGGTCACCATTCCGGACAAGCGACCACGACTGCAACGAAGGCGCTTGGGCGGCAGTTCCGGCCGCAACCATATCCGGAGTAGCCTCCGAGTCGCTACCTTCTCCGTCGTTGACAAACAGAGGGGGAGGGCTAGACTTCCCGATACTGATGCTGGGTCGCATCCTCGGTCACGA comes from candidate division WOR-3 bacterium and encodes:
- the phoU gene encoding phosphate signaling complex protein PhoU, whose product is MFAAAPSSRRACVSTPSNISLESVKELAIMVSLPRNAVLTTVLEDKIAGLKQQLFTMAGIVEEMIGNSVKALVHREPALAEQVIGPDEDRVNRLEIENEDAAINLMALYQPEASNLRAIAMIIKINNDLERLGDHAVNIAEAAQFLMTRPAVKPLVDIPKMADYAIAMLKDSLDAFTRTDAELARSVCGRDNIVDELNDTVKTDLARVMSADAATIERALKLMMVSLNLERIADLATNIAEDTIYIATGQVIKHHCKNEAQNPDH
- a CDS encoding response regulator transcription factor yields the protein MSRLIAVVDDEPDIRDLVALHLKGAGFSVRAFPDATQFQKSLAGSLPDLVILDLMLPDADGIDVCKDMKRGARTTDIPIVMLTARGDELDRVLGLEIGADDYITKPFSPKELVARVKAVLRRRDKGGRQATVELTEGVVMDPNRYEVSVNGRKLELTTTEFKLLAILAERRGWVFSRDEILGRLWGDEKAVIDRTIDVHVTNLRRKLGKAGRLIENVRGVGYKLTD
- a CDS encoding HAMP domain-containing protein, with product MKRYILLRLLALQLAIVIVLLVAGLAARGTRHNTILWVTAAVVTVATGAVSYLVARSTVRPLRDLTAAFRRLSAGDFDVRVLPAKRGRLRELGDDFNQMVFRTKTLVDELRQQREALDAIVASIQEGLAVVDGQGRIVLANASFRRLAGESKIEGRYYWEIIREPDFVELVRSVTAGAPLATRQIEIADRIYACSANYLATAQQVVLTLHDDTEVARAAQMKKDFVQNVSHELRTPLTAIKGFAETMEATIDNGSRPYLETIIRNTDRLVSLVQDLLTLSELEERGAGLQLEDVDLRAIAAQMLPLFDKAAKDKGLELKLSLSGDGVPLRADRFKLEQVFINLLDNAVKYTDKGEVELAISREDGKIVIEVRDTGPGIAAEHLPRLFERFYVVDKGRSRRLGGTGLGLSIVKHIVLLHSGDISVRSTPGAGTAFTISLPIGTT